One region of Primulina tabacum isolate GXHZ01 chromosome 17, ASM2559414v2, whole genome shotgun sequence genomic DNA includes:
- the LOC142531164 gene encoding phragmoplastin interacting protein 1 has protein sequence MVLSNKKLKQKLRAAKAELIVESEAQNKDAEKFRALNCELPDSTKMIFNTESHKPTLSKREKRRQKVHENSDVLKHIEVVDGTDREKDVELKSDNMEVKMKKKRKRDEDKVKRDVENNKAEKLKKKKKSKNKKKSKNKKKPTKSGNDPVKEDGFEKSRNEVSKVQLKAEVDECNKRQDVEVSAKVYVGGIPYYSTEDDIRSYFEGCGTIINVDCMLFPDTGKFRGIAIITFKTEAAAKRALALHGSDMGGLFLTIQPFKSSKHSQSSNFSPSVLEGYNRIYIGNLLWDITENDLRELFSDCSVTSIRFGQDKNTKEFKGYAHVDFADSLSLHIALKLDQEFVCGRPVRISCAVQRNGTAKNSTSMAKDSKTDDGVVNIAIESNNDISESKTDSIEVSSASSKIRRRTCYECGERGHLSSACPKKQAMAKESETDGHEVSLVTECNNNIRESKTDDVEVSAVSSKIRRRTCYECGERGHLSSSCPKKAATESTNPDEV, from the exons ATGGTGCTGTCAAACAAGAAGTTGAAGCAAAAGCTGCGAGCTGCTAAAGCTGAACTTATTGTGGAGTCAGAGGCTCAGAACAAAGATGCTGAAAAATTCAGAGCTTTGAATTGCGAACTTCCTGATTCTACAAAGATGATCTTTAATACAGAATCCCACAAGCCAACATTGTCAAAACGAGAAAAGAGAAGGCAAAAGGTACATGAAAACTCTGATGTTCTAAAGCATATAGAAGTCGTTGATGGCACAGATAGAGAGAAAGACGTTGAGCTGAAGTCAGACAACATGGAGgtgaagatgaagaagaagaggaagagaGATGAAGATAAGGTGAAGAGGGATGTTGAGAACAATAAGGCAGAAAAgttgaagaaaaagaagaaatctAAGAATAAGAAGAAAtctaaaaataagaagaaaccTACGAAATCGGGAAACGATCCAGTCAAAGAGGATGGGTTTGAGAAGAGTAGGAATGAAGTAAGCAAAGTGCAACTCAAGGCAGAGGTGGATGAGTGCAATAAGAG ACAAGATGTGGAGGTATCTGCAAAAGTATATGTTGGGGGCATTCCATACTACTCCACTGAAGATGATATTCGGAGTTACTTTGAAGGTTGTGGTACGATTATTAATGTTGATTGTATGTTATTTCCGGACACTGGGAAGTTCAGAGGGATTGCCATAATCACTTTCAAG ACTGAAGCAGCTGCTAAAAGAGCGTTGGCTCTTCATGGTTCGGATAT GGGAGGGCTATTTTTGACAATCCAGCCATTCAAATCATCTAAACACAGCCAATCGTCGAACTTTTCCCCTTCAGTTTTGGAGGGATACAACAGGATCTATATTGGTAATTTGTTGTGGGATATAACTGAGAATGATTTGAGGGAACTTTTCTCTGATTGTTCGGTCACCTCTATACGATTTGGTCAAGACAAGAATACAAAGGAGTTCAAGGGTTATGCCCATGTGGATTTTGCCGATAGTCTTTCCCTGCACATTGCTCTGAAATTAGATCAAGAATTTGTCTGCGGAAGACCTGTTAGAATAAGCTGTGCTGTACAGAGAAATGGAACTGCGAAAAACTCAACGTCCATGGCAAAAGATAGTAAAACTGACGATGGTGTAGTCAATATAGCCATTGAAAGTAACAATGATATCAGTGAAAGTAAAACTGATAGCATTGAAGTAAGTTCAGCCAGTTCAAAGATTAGGAGGCGGACATGTTACGAGTGTGGAGAACGCGGCCACCTCTCATCTGCTTGCCCGAAGAAGCAAGCCATGGCAAAAGAAAGTGAAACTGATGGTCATGAAGTCAGTCTCGTTACTGAATGTAACAATAATATTAGGGAAAGTAAAACAGATGACGTTGAAGTAAGTGCAGTGAGTTCAAAGATTAGGAGGCGGACATGTTATGAGTGTGGAGAACGCGGCCACCTCTCATCTTCTTGCCCGAAGAAGGCAGCAACTGAGTCGACGAATCCTGATGAAGTATGA
- the LOC142531604 gene encoding LOW QUALITY PROTEIN: uncharacterized protein LOC142531604 (The sequence of the model RefSeq protein was modified relative to this genomic sequence to represent the inferred CDS: deleted 2 bases in 1 codon), whose translation MTTRIAPGVGANLLGQHAAERNQDATVYVGNLETKASEELLWELFVQAGPVVNVYVPKDRVTNARQGYGFVEFRSEEDADYAIKVLNMIKLYGKAIRVNKASQDKKSVDVGANLFIGNLDPDVDEKLLYDTFSAFGVIVSNPKIMRDPETGNSRGFGFISYDSFEASDAAIETMNGQYLCNRQITVSYAYKKDTKGERHGTPAERVLAASNPTTQKNRPHTMFASGPPTLPQTNNTAAVPVPPRPFANGTIPPPPVQQFRPPPPQPPQTTVYQTIPMPQPPSWQGQPPNAGPIGIPPHMQHFANVPPPPPPQVNQVFVRPPPPPAGMVAPPLWRPPPPPQQLCVGLHSMHQMPMPPPQHPQ comes from the exons ATGACCACGCGAATTGCCCCGGGAGTGGGTGCGAACCTTTTGGGCCAACACGCCGCCGAGCGCAACCAAGACGCCACCGTCTATGTTGGCAATTTAGAAACCAAA GCAAGCGAGGAGCTATTGTGGGAGTTGTTTGTGCAAGCCGGTCCTGTAG TCAATGTATATGTTCCCAAGGACAGAGTTACAAATGCTCGTCAAGGCTATGGCTTTGTTGAGTTCAGAAGTGAAGAAGATGCTGACTAT GCCATCAAGGTATTGAATATGATTAAGTTGTATGGGAAGGCCATTCGAGTAAATAAG GCATCACAAGATAAGAAAAGTGTGGATGTTGGAGCTAACCTTTTTATAGGGAACCTCGATCCT GATGTTGATGAGAAGCTTCTGTATGATACTTTCAGTGCTTTTGGTGTCATCGTTTCGAATCCGAAG ATAATGAGAGATCCAGAGACGGGAAATTCTCGTGGGTTTGGCTTTATTAGTTACGACTCTTTTGAGGCTTCTGATGCTGCTATTGAG ACAATGAATGGCCAGTATCTGTGCAATCGTCAGATAACTGTGTCTTATGCATACAAGAAAGACACAAAGGGGGAGCGTCATGGTACCCCGGCTG AGCGAGTGTTGGCTGCGAGTAATCCAACTACACAGAAAAATCGACCTCATACCATGTTTGCTAGTGGACCTCCAACACTCCCTCAGACGAACAATACTGCTGCTGTTCCTGTGCCACCACGACCTTTTGCAAATGGAACTATTCCTCCACCTCCAGTCCAGCAATTCCGCCCACCACCTCCACAACCTCCACAAACCACCGTCTATCAAACTATACCGATGCCTCAACCACCATCTTGGCAGGGTCAGCCACCAAACGCTGGTCCAATTGGCATTCCTCCACATATGCAGCACTTTGCCAACGTGCCACCACCACCTCCCCCACAGGTCAATCAAGTTTTTGTTAGGCCACCACCGCCTCCTGCAGGAATGGTTGCTCCGCCCCTTTGGCGGCCACCACCACCACCCCAGCAGCTT TGTGTTGGGCTACATTCTATGCACCAGATGCCTATGCCCCCGCCCCAACATCCGCAGTGA
- the LOC142531483 gene encoding uncharacterized protein LOC142531483 isoform X1 gives MLSLMEKVLCFCFTRKRKKGSAETRMAKCLKLRICRAVASTMQSCRSKEPSTLPQNPDLKHQIPRAYLKHHVSSSQEFEWKKESKWHVVDKICEKRTPRREMKMGQDFPPPPFEVDRKKRRVKKRKNVPSRLRVSNSSGDSGWFSSEGAGDERDEEETETLVSSNSMNISPAKESAQPFSSQHRNNKRRPVASMRRRGNSKPPPEADGEIPARLSMLKKLIPCTVDGKVKESFAVVKKSEDPYEDFKNSMMDMILEKQMFEDKDLEQLLQCFLSLNSRHYHGIIVQAFCEIRDTIFTPSSPHQ, from the exons ATGCTTAGTCTCATGGAAAAAGTATTATGCTTCTGCTTCACTCGAAAG AGAAAGAAAGGAAGTGCTGAAACAAGAATGGCCAAATGCCTGAAGCTTCGAATCTGCAGAGCAGTGGCCTCCACCATGCAATCTTGCCGCTCGAAAGAGCCTTCCACTCTCCCGCAAAACCCCGACCTCAAACACCAAATCCCCCGTGCTTATTTGAAGCATCACGTTTCCTCTTCCCAAGAGTTCGAGTGGAAGAAGGAGAGTAAATGGCACGTTGTTGACAAGATCTGCGAGAAGAGAACCCCTCGCCGGGAAATGAAAATGGGGCAGGACTTTCCGCCGCCGCCCTTTGAGGTGGATAGAAAGAAACGACGCGTTAAGAAGAGGAAGAACGTCCCCAGCAGGCTTCGAGTCAGCAACTCGTCGGGTGATAGCGGCTGGTTCAGCAGCGAAGGCGCTGGAGACGAAAGAGATGAAGAGGAAACAGAAACCTTGGTCTCCTCCAATTCCATGAACATTTCTCCTGCTAAAGAAAGTGCACAACCCTTCTCCTCTCAACACAGGAACAACAAAAGAAGACCAGTCGCCTCCATGCGGCGGCGGGGGAACTCCAAACCACCTCCTGAGGCGGACGGCGAGATTCCGGCGAGATTGTCCATGCTGAAAAAACTGATACCATGCACGGTGGATGGAAAAGTGAAGGAAAGCTTCGCTGTGGTGAAGAAATCAGAGGACCCATACGAGGACTTCAAGAATTCGATGATGGACATGATTTTGGAGAAGCAAATGTTCGAGGATAAGGATTTAGAGCAGCTGCTGCAGTGTTTCTTGTCGTTGAATTCCAGGCATTATCATGGGATCATAGTTCAGGCTTTTTGTGAAATTAGGGACACCATTTTCACTCCTTCCTCTCCGCATCAATAA
- the LOC142531483 gene encoding uncharacterized protein LOC142531483 isoform X2 — protein sequence MAKCLKLRICRAVASTMQSCRSKEPSTLPQNPDLKHQIPRAYLKHHVSSSQEFEWKKESKWHVVDKICEKRTPRREMKMGQDFPPPPFEVDRKKRRVKKRKNVPSRLRVSNSSGDSGWFSSEGAGDERDEEETETLVSSNSMNISPAKESAQPFSSQHRNNKRRPVASMRRRGNSKPPPEADGEIPARLSMLKKLIPCTVDGKVKESFAVVKKSEDPYEDFKNSMMDMILEKQMFEDKDLEQLLQCFLSLNSRHYHGIIVQAFCEIRDTIFTPSSPHQ from the coding sequence ATGGCCAAATGCCTGAAGCTTCGAATCTGCAGAGCAGTGGCCTCCACCATGCAATCTTGCCGCTCGAAAGAGCCTTCCACTCTCCCGCAAAACCCCGACCTCAAACACCAAATCCCCCGTGCTTATTTGAAGCATCACGTTTCCTCTTCCCAAGAGTTCGAGTGGAAGAAGGAGAGTAAATGGCACGTTGTTGACAAGATCTGCGAGAAGAGAACCCCTCGCCGGGAAATGAAAATGGGGCAGGACTTTCCGCCGCCGCCCTTTGAGGTGGATAGAAAGAAACGACGCGTTAAGAAGAGGAAGAACGTCCCCAGCAGGCTTCGAGTCAGCAACTCGTCGGGTGATAGCGGCTGGTTCAGCAGCGAAGGCGCTGGAGACGAAAGAGATGAAGAGGAAACAGAAACCTTGGTCTCCTCCAATTCCATGAACATTTCTCCTGCTAAAGAAAGTGCACAACCCTTCTCCTCTCAACACAGGAACAACAAAAGAAGACCAGTCGCCTCCATGCGGCGGCGGGGGAACTCCAAACCACCTCCTGAGGCGGACGGCGAGATTCCGGCGAGATTGTCCATGCTGAAAAAACTGATACCATGCACGGTGGATGGAAAAGTGAAGGAAAGCTTCGCTGTGGTGAAGAAATCAGAGGACCCATACGAGGACTTCAAGAATTCGATGATGGACATGATTTTGGAGAAGCAAATGTTCGAGGATAAGGATTTAGAGCAGCTGCTGCAGTGTTTCTTGTCGTTGAATTCCAGGCATTATCATGGGATCATAGTTCAGGCTTTTTGTGAAATTAGGGACACCATTTTCACTCCTTCCTCTCCGCATCAATAA